The following coding sequences lie in one Amycolatopsis cihanbeyliensis genomic window:
- a CDS encoding C1 family peptidase — protein MSPDRSHAAEIAAVRAGLAALADPWLAGETLMSRLPAESRVARLGVPAPSSDEVTARADQAQRMAEAARRTVGEEVVAALAPTPNLPERFDLRNLSGRDYVTPVKDQGESGSCSAFGTVAALEGTAAYTRSAPGLNLDLSEAHLFFGHGAERGRTNQTGSWPDELFDDSMSKGVTFEDYFPYTEDGSGSLHPDWGNRVAKVEDVVDLGRNPAAIKHHIYGYGPVTACLVVYNDLFHYTGGVYRHTTEETSGGHCVALVGWDDTAGCWIAKNSWGADWGERGYFRIAYGEAYIEDYPDPRPTTLGCTGVNLRAWLPPQRALRLFATAHDANGWAYLENLGWTRLSGGSHSTTNKLAMLTHARAGGFPVAPFVDNDELSMVQIAY, from the coding sequence ATGAGCCCCGACCGTTCCCACGCGGCGGAGATCGCGGCCGTTCGCGCCGGTCTCGCCGCGCTGGCGGACCCGTGGCTCGCCGGCGAGACCCTGATGAGCAGGCTCCCGGCCGAGTCCAGGGTGGCCCGGTTGGGGGTTCCCGCGCCCAGTTCCGATGAGGTCACCGCCCGTGCGGACCAGGCACAGCGGATGGCCGAGGCCGCGCGCCGGACCGTGGGTGAGGAGGTCGTTGCCGCGCTGGCTCCCACGCCGAACCTTCCCGAACGGTTCGACCTGCGGAACCTGAGTGGCCGGGATTACGTCACACCGGTGAAAGACCAGGGTGAAAGCGGCTCCTGCAGCGCGTTCGGAACGGTCGCCGCGCTGGAGGGAACGGCCGCTTACACCAGGAGTGCTCCGGGACTGAACCTCGACCTGTCCGAGGCGCACCTGTTCTTCGGACACGGGGCGGAACGCGGCCGAACGAATCAGACCGGTTCGTGGCCGGACGAGTTGTTCGACGACAGCATGTCCAAAGGCGTGACGTTCGAGGACTACTTTCCGTACACCGAGGACGGTTCCGGGTCGTTGCATCCGGACTGGGGCAACCGCGTCGCCAAGGTGGAGGACGTGGTGGACCTCGGCCGGAACCCGGCGGCGATCAAGCATCACATCTACGGCTACGGCCCGGTGACGGCTTGCCTCGTCGTCTACAACGACCTGTTCCACTACACGGGTGGTGTGTACCGACACACCACCGAGGAGACCAGTGGCGGCCACTGTGTCGCGCTGGTCGGGTGGGACGACACCGCGGGATGCTGGATCGCGAAGAACTCGTGGGGGGCGGACTGGGGTGAACGTGGTTACTTCCGAATTGCCTACGGCGAGGCCTACATCGAGGACTACCCGGATCCGCGGCCGACCACGCTCGGCTGCACCGGGGTGAACCTGCGGGCCTGGCTCCCGCCGCAGCGCGCGCTGCGGTTGTTTGCGACGGCGCATGACGCCAATGGATGGGCGTACCTGGAAAACCTGGGATGGACGCGCCTGTCCGGGGGGTCGCACAGCACAACGAACAAACTCGCGATGCTGACCCACGCGCGAGCCGGTGGATTTCCGGTTGCCCCGTTCGTCGACAACGACGAGCTGAGCATGGTCCAGATCGCGTACTAA
- a CDS encoding MBL fold metallo-hydrolase yields MGYTKGLHEVTENVHAYLQPDGGWGRSNTGLIRGTDSALLVDTCFDAPLTRQMLDRMSPLTAHTPIEVAVNTHGDGDHWFGNYELPAGVDIVAAEAAVAEMHHLTPQALAALAEAELEQPMRDYLRRAFGAFAFAESGARLPGQTFTGRLELTVGGTLVELIEVGPAHTAGDLLVHVPSARTVFTGDILFIGSTPLIWAGPVDNWIAACDTVLGLGAEHIIPGHGPATDAEGVRAVQRYLRFVRDEARRRFDAGLDVPAAAADIELGEFAGWLQPERLAANVDRLYREFDPERPATDKVTLFGLMAQSHARRA; encoded by the coding sequence GTGGGGTACACGAAGGGCTTGCACGAGGTCACCGAGAACGTCCACGCCTACCTACAGCCGGACGGCGGCTGGGGCCGCAGCAACACCGGCCTGATCCGCGGCACCGACAGCGCGTTGCTGGTGGACACCTGCTTCGACGCGCCGCTCACCCGGCAGATGCTGGACCGGATGAGCCCGCTGACCGCGCACACTCCGATCGAGGTCGCGGTGAACACGCACGGCGACGGCGATCACTGGTTCGGCAACTACGAACTGCCCGCCGGGGTCGACATCGTCGCCGCGGAGGCGGCGGTCGCGGAGATGCACCACCTGACCCCGCAGGCACTGGCCGCGCTGGCGGAGGCCGAGCTGGAGCAACCGATGCGCGACTACCTGCGCCGCGCCTTCGGGGCCTTCGCCTTCGCCGAGAGCGGGGCCAGGCTGCCGGGGCAGACCTTCACCGGCAGGCTGGAGCTGACCGTCGGCGGCACCCTGGTGGAGCTGATCGAGGTCGGGCCCGCGCACACCGCGGGTGACCTGCTGGTGCACGTCCCGTCCGCGCGCACCGTGTTCACCGGGGACATCCTGTTCATCGGCTCCACCCCGCTGATCTGGGCTGGCCCGGTGGACAACTGGATCGCCGCCTGCGACACCGTCCTCGGGCTCGGCGCCGAGCACATCATTCCCGGCCACGGCCCGGCCACCGACGCCGAAGGGGTGCGCGCGGTCCAGCGCTACCTGCGGTTCGTGCGCGACGAGGCGCGGCGACGGTTCGACGCGGGGCTGGACGTGCCGGCGGCCGCCGCCGATATCGAGCTCGGCGAGTTCGCAGGCTGGCTGCAGCCGGAGCGGCTGGCGGCGAACGTGGACCGGCTGTACCGGGAGTTCGATCCCGAGCGCCCGGCCACCGACAAGGTGACCCTGTTCGGCCTGATGGCGCAGTCGCACGCCCGGCGTGCCTGA
- a CDS encoding LysR family transcriptional regulator, with amino-acid sequence MIDLRRLHVLRAVAYHGTVTAAARSLHLTPSAASQQIRQLGRDLGVVLLERHGRRVRLTPTARTLLSHADAIESRWQRAEAELLHTGAEPAGVLRMAGFPTAVSTLLAPVTAILRDTCPALTVRLREAEPAESFDLLFAGDTDLAVVEATQTGPAVGDRRFDQRSLLDDRYDLLVHREHRFAGRNSVDLAELSEEDWIIGVPDNTCREHTLAACTAAGFSPNIAHEAEQWDVVATLVAHRLGVALTPRLRQLPPDLPVAHLPVTGPTVPSRKFLTCTRRGGRELPAVAAALRELEAYALSRQRSG; translated from the coding sequence ATGATCGACCTGCGGCGGCTTCATGTGCTGCGCGCGGTCGCGTACCACGGGACGGTGACCGCGGCGGCGCGGTCCCTGCACCTGACGCCCTCGGCGGCCTCGCAGCAGATTCGCCAGCTCGGCCGCGACCTCGGCGTGGTCCTGCTGGAACGGCACGGTCGCCGGGTCCGGCTCACCCCCACCGCGCGCACCCTGCTCAGCCACGCGGACGCGATCGAGTCGCGCTGGCAACGGGCCGAGGCCGAGTTGCTCCACACCGGCGCGGAACCGGCGGGCGTGCTGCGGATGGCCGGGTTCCCCACCGCGGTCAGCACGCTGCTCGCGCCGGTCACGGCCATCCTGCGGGACACCTGCCCCGCGCTGACCGTGCGGCTGCGCGAGGCGGAGCCCGCGGAGAGCTTCGACCTGTTGTTCGCCGGGGACACCGACCTGGCCGTGGTGGAGGCGACCCAGACCGGTCCAGCCGTGGGGGACCGGCGGTTCGACCAGCGCTCCCTGCTGGACGATCGGTACGACCTGCTGGTCCACCGGGAACACCGGTTCGCCGGGCGGAACTCGGTGGACCTGGCCGAACTGTCCGAAGAGGACTGGATCATCGGCGTGCCGGACAACACCTGCCGGGAGCACACCCTTGCCGCCTGCACCGCGGCCGGGTTCAGCCCGAACATCGCGCACGAGGCCGAGCAGTGGGACGTGGTGGCCACCCTGGTGGCCCACCGGCTCGGCGTCGCGCTGACTCCGCGGCTGCGGCAGCTGCCGCCGGACCTTCCGGTCGCCCACCTTCCGGTGACCGGGCCGACCGTGCCCTCGCGGAAGTTCCTCACCTGCACCCGCCGCGGCGGCCGGGAGCTCCCGGCCGTCGCGGCGGCGTTGCGCGAGCTGGAGGCGTACGCGCTCAGCCGCCAGCGCTCGGGCTAG
- a CDS encoding TetR/AcrR family transcriptional regulator has protein sequence MDVAEEHLVRLGYRAVSLQRVAREVGVAKPALYYHFPQGKEELVVAILHHSLVRVRAGLTRAMAAATAPMGRAGCARPHGGSAPSPAVAGGWRRCTTRFVLSISATMSR, from the coding sequence ATGGATGTCGCGGAGGAGCACCTGGTGCGGCTCGGCTACCGCGCGGTCTCGTTGCAGCGGGTCGCCCGCGAGGTGGGAGTGGCCAAACCCGCGCTGTACTACCACTTCCCGCAGGGCAAGGAAGAACTGGTCGTGGCGATCCTGCACCACTCGCTGGTGCGGGTGCGTGCCGGGTTGACCCGGGCGATGGCCGCGGCCACCGCACCGATGGGGAGGGCAGGCTGCGCGCGGCCGCACGGTGGATCTGCACCGAGCCCGGCCGTGGCCGGCGGATGGAGGCGCTGCACGACGCGCTTCGTTTTATCGATCAGCGCCACCATGAGTCGCTGA
- a CDS encoding carboxypeptidase regulatory-like domain-containing protein, protein MNEIGPDGAGLPDNRELMASVGRLVEADPPPDDLVERIQFAIALENLDVEVARWERADPLAGVRGSGEGTITFTVSDLTVMINLTKIGRHHRIDGWLVPAGEYGVEVRVAEHGSSSTMADEGGRFVLDDVPRGTTQIVVTLGNATSCRTVVTPTVVL, encoded by the coding sequence ATGAACGAGATCGGGCCGGACGGTGCGGGCTTGCCCGATAACCGGGAGCTGATGGCGAGCGTGGGCAGGCTGGTCGAGGCCGACCCGCCGCCCGACGACTTGGTGGAGCGGATCCAGTTCGCGATCGCGCTGGAGAATCTGGACGTCGAGGTCGCCCGCTGGGAACGAGCCGACCCGCTGGCCGGCGTGCGAGGCAGCGGCGAGGGCACGATCACGTTCACCGTGAGCGACCTGACCGTGATGATCAATCTGACCAAGATCGGCCGACATCATCGGATCGACGGGTGGCTCGTCCCCGCCGGGGAGTACGGCGTCGAGGTGCGGGTGGCCGAACACGGATCGTCGTCCACGATGGCCGACGAGGGCGGCCGCTTCGTGCTGGACGATGTCCCGAGGGGCACCACCCAGATCGTGGTGACACTCGGCAACGCCACGTCCTGTCGCACCGTGGTTACGCCGACCGTGGTGTTGTAA
- a CDS encoding TetR/AcrR family transcriptional regulator, whose translation MPYRRTPRIQARLDTQRAAIVDAATELLAESGYAGCSVAAVAAKAGVSVGSVYRHFPGKAELVAELFRVVVSREVAAVDEASQRPGEITERIVAVIETFAGRAMKAPRLAYALLAEPVDAPVEAERLRFRRAFRDIVADRIEEGVAAGVLPPQDPHITAAALVGAAAEVLIGPLTAENTDSTDTATMPALCTFTLRALGDAHA comes from the coding sequence ATGCCGTACCGGAGGACACCCCGGATCCAGGCGCGGCTGGACACCCAGCGCGCCGCGATCGTCGACGCCGCGACGGAGTTGCTCGCCGAGAGCGGGTACGCGGGCTGCTCGGTGGCCGCCGTGGCGGCGAAGGCCGGGGTCAGCGTCGGCAGCGTGTACCGCCACTTCCCCGGTAAGGCCGAGCTGGTGGCCGAGCTGTTCCGGGTGGTGGTCAGCCGCGAGGTGGCCGCGGTCGACGAGGCGTCCCAGCGCCCCGGCGAGATCACCGAGCGGATCGTCGCGGTGATCGAGACCTTCGCCGGCCGCGCGATGAAGGCGCCCCGCCTGGCCTACGCCCTGCTGGCCGAGCCGGTGGATGCGCCGGTCGAGGCGGAACGGCTGCGGTTCCGGCGGGCCTTCCGGGACATCGTGGCCGACCGGATCGAGGAGGGGGTCGCGGCCGGGGTGCTACCCCCGCAGGACCCGCACATCACCGCGGCCGCACTGGTCGGCGCGGCCGCCGAGGTGCTGATCGGCCCACTGACCGCGGAGAACACGGACAGCACGGACACGGCCACCATGCCCGCACTGTGCACCTTCACCTTGCGCGCACTAGGAGACGCACATGCCTAG
- a CDS encoding acyl-CoA dehydrogenase family protein, producing MPSTHEVTNQVPPLTGHDAAADPALLAALHREGAGWAEPELHELGRLAGSEQAQEWGRLASENRPVLRTHDRYGHRVDEVEFHPHWHDLMRVAVEHGLHAAPWRQDRAGAHVARAAKNYVWTQTDPGHICPISMTYAAVPALRHAPELAARYEPLLASPEYDFGLREPTGKRGLIAGMSMTEKQGGSDVRANTTDARPAADGSYRLVGHKWFTSAPMSDLFLTLAQAPGGLSCFLLPRVLPDGSRNPIRLQRLKDKLGNHSNASAEIEYDGATGWLVGAEGKGVRTIIEMVNKTRLDCAIGSAAGMRHGLVQAVHHARHRKAFGEYLIDQPLMANVLADLAVEAEAATTVGMRLAGATDRACAGDEREELFGRLALAVTKYWVCKRAPAHAAEALECLGGNGYVEESGMPRLYREAPLMSIWEGSGNVAALDALRAMAKQPETIEVFFTEVEQAAGADARLDEATARLRKELGDLADIQFRARRLVETFALVLQGSLLVRHGDPAVADAFCASRFGGDWGIAFGTLPAGTSTDTILARARVEA from the coding sequence ATGCCTAGCACTCACGAAGTCACCAACCAGGTCCCGCCGCTGACCGGGCACGACGCCGCGGCCGACCCCGCGCTGCTGGCCGCGCTGCACCGGGAGGGCGCGGGCTGGGCCGAGCCGGAACTACACGAGCTGGGCAGGCTCGCCGGCAGCGAGCAGGCGCAGGAGTGGGGCAGGCTCGCGAGCGAGAACCGCCCCGTGCTGCGCACCCACGACCGCTACGGCCACCGCGTCGACGAGGTGGAGTTCCACCCGCACTGGCACGACCTGATGCGGGTCGCGGTCGAGCACGGGCTGCACGCCGCGCCGTGGCGGCAGGACCGCGCCGGGGCGCACGTGGCCCGCGCGGCGAAGAACTACGTCTGGACGCAGACCGACCCCGGGCACATCTGCCCGATCTCGATGACCTACGCGGCGGTCCCCGCGCTGCGACACGCCCCGGAGCTCGCGGCGCGCTACGAGCCGCTGCTCGCCTCCCCGGAGTACGACTTCGGGCTGCGCGAGCCGACCGGCAAGCGCGGCCTGATCGCGGGCATGTCGATGACCGAGAAGCAGGGTGGCTCGGACGTCCGCGCGAACACCACCGACGCGCGGCCGGCGGCGGACGGCAGCTACCGGCTGGTCGGGCACAAATGGTTCACCTCGGCACCGATGTCGGACCTGTTCCTCACCCTGGCGCAGGCCCCCGGCGGCCTGTCCTGCTTCCTGCTGCCCAGGGTGCTCCCGGACGGCTCCCGTAACCCGATCCGGCTGCAGCGGCTGAAGGACAAGCTCGGCAACCACTCGAATGCCTCGGCCGAGATCGAGTACGACGGCGCCACCGGCTGGCTGGTCGGCGCGGAGGGCAAGGGCGTGCGCACCATCATCGAGATGGTGAACAAGACCCGGCTGGACTGCGCGATCGGCAGCGCGGCCGGGATGCGGCACGGGCTGGTGCAGGCGGTGCATCACGCGCGGCACCGCAAGGCCTTCGGCGAGTACCTGATCGACCAGCCGCTGATGGCGAACGTGCTGGCCGACCTCGCCGTCGAGGCGGAGGCGGCCACCACGGTCGGTATGCGGCTGGCCGGCGCCACCGATCGGGCCTGCGCGGGCGACGAGCGCGAGGAGCTGTTCGGCAGGCTCGCCCTCGCGGTGACCAAGTACTGGGTGTGCAAGCGCGCACCCGCGCATGCCGCTGAGGCGCTGGAATGCCTCGGTGGCAACGGGTACGTCGAGGAGTCCGGGATGCCGCGGCTGTACCGCGAGGCTCCGCTGATGTCCATCTGGGAGGGTTCGGGCAACGTGGCCGCGCTGGACGCGTTGCGGGCCATGGCCAAGCAACCGGAGACCATCGAGGTGTTCTTCACCGAGGTCGAGCAGGCCGCGGGCGCGGACGCCCGGCTGGACGAGGCCACCGCCCGGTTGCGCAAGGAACTGGGCGACCTGGCGGACATCCAGTTCCGGGCCCGCCGCCTGGTGGAGACCTTCGCCCTGGTGCTACAGGGCTCCCTCCTGGTGCGGCACGGCGATCCCGCGGTGGCCGACGCCTTCTGCGCCTCCCGGTTCGGCGGGGACTGGGGGATCGCCTTCGGCACCCTGCCCGCGGGCACGAGCACCGACACCATCCTGGCCAGGGCGCGGGTGGAGGCATGA
- a CDS encoding DUF742 domain-containing protein, with the protein MGAQGDSEPAGPEPAAAEHIGNIAEPPAESESARMRARPYVLTHGRTRAARHLAMETLIATDPRGPWQDERLGTECRAVGRLCTEPRSVAEVAALLSLPLGVARVLLGDLAEAGLIQVHASLSTPDGRPDLDLMRRVLRGLRTL; encoded by the coding sequence ATGGGTGCTCAAGGTGACTCCGAGCCGGCAGGCCCGGAACCAGCGGCGGCCGAGCACATCGGGAACATCGCGGAACCGCCCGCCGAGTCCGAGTCGGCCCGCATGCGGGCGCGCCCCTATGTGCTCACCCACGGCCGCACCCGCGCGGCCCGGCATCTCGCGATGGAGACGTTGATCGCCACCGATCCGCGGGGACCGTGGCAGGACGAACGGCTGGGCACGGAGTGCAGGGCGGTGGGGCGGCTGTGCACCGAGCCGCGCTCGGTGGCCGAGGTCGCGGCGCTGCTGTCGCTGCCGCTCGGGGTGGCCAGGGTGCTGCTCGGGGACCTGGCCGAGGCCGGGCTGATCCAGGTGCACGCCAGCCTTTCCACCCCGGACGGCCGCCCCGACCTCGACCTGATGCGCCGCGTCCTGCGCGGCCTCCGCACACTCTGA
- a CDS encoding protease inhibitor I42 family protein gives MLVRLAQVDAGRTTELRVGDAVELRLPEVPSSGYRWRWRLPEGVRLTADEHIGAQGHPKGGRAGPEQGPPGQGGVRRLAFDIVGAGRHLLAAELARPWEDGPRRSLTFPLLATTTAITTPNE, from the coding sequence GTGCTGGTCCGGTTGGCGCAGGTCGATGCGGGGAGGACGACCGAGCTGCGCGTGGGGGACGCCGTGGAGCTGCGGCTCCCGGAGGTTCCCTCATCCGGTTACCGGTGGCGTTGGCGGTTGCCGGAGGGGGTCCGGTTGACGGCCGACGAGCACATCGGGGCTCAGGGGCACCCTAAAGGGGGTCGGGCGGGCCCGGAGCAGGGTCCGCCTGGTCAGGGTGGGGTTCGCCGGCTGGCGTTCGACATCGTCGGCGCCGGCCGGCACCTCCTGGCAGCGGAGCTGGCGCGGCCGTGGGAGGACGGCCCGCGCCGCTCCCTGACCTTCCCGTTGCTCGCGACCACGACCGCAATCACTACTCCAAACGAGTGA
- a CDS encoding CHAT domain-containing protein, which yields MRSVRLCYRALRRLATVDQIDDVWLEIRTRILISLAYAEAETTSTAAGLGQLKAAEAVRARMTQGASPRRSLKTVIGLQRAVILYRAGRLRESLALFDAILPTVDEADDNGVMLPGNLMNRAFVHNLMGNPEAALVDLRQAYDLCVARGLKQLEGKVRHNLGDQAQLVGDVPGALHHYEKAARIFVSEGPGSLSKLRLDQARALLSAGLADEAARLLDEALPEMRRTRRIQDIAEAEVARAAAAILEGDFAMAKRLATAARRRFLRRESASWAEVAALARLRAEALAVLESDGRPGTQLPARLREVADRLAEFGLRDETAVAHLLAVRLLLRRGSVEAAEALLAEVPKPRRTTPVDHRMLRRLCRAELAVAAGRHRSALAQARAGLTELGLIRDRMGGLDLLSGTAVHGQELGRLGVRVVLERARGQSGARRVLAWQERTRAQVFRYEPMPVIEDQVFASRITEMRSVQRTVQQLRLEGKPVATLEKRYAALQREVSRLGWYTSPWGRPRPVSAPEEVAERLGERALVSLVRQGDTLSGVVVRDGRFRLVRLGPLDDVVETTKQLHADLDALAPDQLPEALANAVTTSARKRAERLDELLLAPLREAIGDRELVIVPIGPLYALPWSALPSLRGRPLAVAPSATAWLGATARRGQEEKGDDPVLLVGGPGVPGAVGEVRQLRLVYPDAHLVDAELATSTSVLSELQGSRLAHLAAHGTHEPANALFSRLELVDGPLYAHETTRLNRLPERVVLAACELAMSHTRPGEEPLGFAGTLLAAGARSVFGAVAKVGDHAAAETMTDLHRLLSAGEQPAVALAEATAADPLRRPFVCLGAG from the coding sequence GTGAGGTCCGTTCGGCTGTGTTACCGCGCGTTGCGGCGGTTGGCCACGGTGGACCAGATCGACGACGTGTGGCTGGAGATCCGCACCCGGATCCTGATCAGCCTCGCCTACGCCGAGGCGGAGACCACCTCCACGGCCGCGGGTCTCGGCCAGTTGAAGGCCGCCGAGGCGGTGCGCGCCCGGATGACCCAGGGGGCGTCACCGCGCCGCTCGCTGAAGACGGTGATCGGCTTGCAGCGCGCGGTGATCCTGTACCGGGCGGGTCGGCTGCGCGAGTCGCTTGCCCTGTTCGACGCGATCCTGCCCACCGTGGACGAGGCGGACGACAACGGGGTCATGCTGCCGGGAAACCTGATGAACCGGGCCTTCGTGCACAACCTCATGGGCAATCCGGAGGCGGCGCTGGTCGACCTGCGGCAGGCCTACGACCTGTGCGTGGCGCGGGGGCTCAAGCAGCTCGAGGGCAAGGTCCGGCACAACCTCGGTGACCAGGCCCAGTTGGTCGGGGACGTGCCGGGAGCGCTGCACCACTACGAGAAGGCCGCGCGGATCTTCGTGTCCGAGGGACCGGGCTCGCTGTCCAAACTGCGGCTGGACCAGGCGCGCGCCCTGCTGTCCGCCGGACTGGCCGACGAAGCCGCCCGGTTGCTCGACGAGGCACTGCCGGAGATGCGCCGTACTCGCCGCATCCAGGACATCGCCGAAGCCGAGGTGGCCAGGGCCGCCGCGGCCATCCTGGAGGGCGACTTCGCGATGGCCAAGCGCCTGGCGACCGCCGCGCGGCGCCGGTTCCTGCGCCGGGAGAGCGCGTCCTGGGCCGAGGTGGCCGCGCTGGCCCGGCTGCGCGCCGAGGCGCTGGCGGTGCTGGAAAGCGACGGCAGGCCCGGCACCCAGTTGCCGGCTCGGTTGCGGGAGGTCGCCGATCGGCTGGCCGAGTTCGGGCTGCGGGACGAGACCGCGGTCGCCCACCTGCTCGCCGTGCGGCTGCTACTGCGCCGCGGCTCGGTGGAGGCCGCGGAGGCACTGCTCGCCGAGGTACCGAAGCCGCGCCGGACCACCCCGGTGGACCACCGGATGCTGCGCAGGTTGTGCCGGGCCGAGCTGGCGGTGGCCGCCGGAAGGCACCGCTCGGCTCTGGCGCAGGCGCGGGCCGGGTTGACCGAGCTGGGCCTGATCCGGGACCGGATGGGCGGGCTGGACCTGCTGTCCGGAACCGCCGTGCACGGCCAGGAGCTCGGCCGGCTCGGCGTGCGGGTGGTGCTGGAACGCGCCCGCGGGCAGTCCGGGGCGCGGCGGGTGCTCGCCTGGCAGGAGCGCACCAGGGCGCAGGTGTTCCGGTACGAGCCGATGCCGGTGATCGAGGACCAGGTGTTCGCCAGCCGGATCACCGAGATGCGCAGCGTGCAGCGGACCGTCCAGCAACTGCGGCTGGAGGGCAAACCCGTTGCCACGCTTGAGAAGCGCTACGCCGCTCTGCAGCGGGAGGTGAGCAGGCTCGGCTGGTACACCAGCCCGTGGGGCAGGCCCCGCCCGGTGTCGGCGCCGGAGGAGGTGGCCGAACGGCTCGGCGAGCGGGCGCTGGTCAGCCTGGTCCGGCAGGGCGACACGCTGTCCGGGGTGGTGGTCCGGGACGGGCGGTTCCGGCTGGTTCGGCTCGGGCCGCTGGACGATGTCGTGGAGACCACCAAGCAACTGCATGCCGACCTGGACGCGCTGGCCCCGGACCAACTTCCGGAGGCACTCGCCAACGCCGTCACGACCTCCGCCCGCAAGCGGGCCGAGCGCCTGGACGAGTTGCTGCTGGCGCCGTTGCGGGAGGCGATCGGCGACCGGGAGCTGGTGATCGTGCCGATCGGCCCGCTGTACGCGTTGCCGTGGTCGGCGCTGCCCTCGCTGCGCGGCCGCCCGCTCGCGGTCGCCCCCTCGGCCACAGCCTGGCTGGGCGCGACGGCCCGGCGCGGTCAGGAAGAGAAGGGGGACGATCCGGTGCTGCTGGTGGGCGGTCCGGGCGTCCCCGGCGCGGTCGGCGAGGTGCGGCAGCTGCGGTTGGTGTACCCGGACGCGCATCTGGTCGATGCCGAACTGGCGACCAGCACCTCGGTGCTGTCCGAGCTGCAGGGCTCCCGGCTGGCGCACCTGGCCGCGCACGGCACGCACGAACCGGCCAACGCCCTGTTCTCCCGGCTGGAGCTGGTGGACGGGCCGCTGTACGCGCACGAGACCACCCGGCTCAACCGGCTGCCGGAACGCGTGGTGCTCGCCGCCTGCGAGCTGGCGATGAGCCACACCCGGCCCGGTGAGGAACCGCTCGGCTTCGCCGGAACCCTGCTCGCCGCAGGGGCTCGGTCGGTGTTCGGCGCGGTGGCCAAGGTCGGTGACCATGCGGCGGCGGAGACCATGACGGACCTGCACCGCCTGCTGTCCGCCGGCGAGCAACCCGCCGTGGCACTTGCCGAGGCCACCGCCGCCGATCCACTGCGCCGCCCCTTCGTCTGCCTCGGCGCCGGCTGA
- a CDS encoding RNA polymerase sigma factor codes for MTDVRTAETGPPWEGLQGHELHAACMHAARAGDHRARERLVAELTPLVWHVAKGNGLDQHVAEDVVQTVWLALFSHFDEVKEPRALAAWLITTTRRECQRVNGGKPRSVQLTDEIAETVPSTQPAPEAEALRADRDRRIWRAFARLPQYCQEVLRLTVLAGRAEYRLVAEALRMPPGSIGPTRGRCLNKMRDLLDIEGGGSV; via the coding sequence GTGACAGATGTTCGAACCGCCGAAACGGGTCCTCCGTGGGAGGGCTTGCAAGGCCATGAACTGCACGCGGCATGTATGCACGCGGCCCGGGCGGGGGACCATCGCGCCCGCGAACGGTTGGTCGCCGAGCTGACCCCGCTGGTGTGGCATGTCGCGAAGGGCAACGGACTCGACCAGCACGTGGCCGAGGACGTCGTACAGACCGTGTGGCTCGCGTTGTTCAGCCACTTCGACGAAGTCAAGGAACCGAGGGCACTCGCCGCCTGGCTGATCACCACGACCCGCAGGGAATGCCAGCGGGTGAACGGCGGGAAGCCCCGGTCCGTGCAGCTCACCGACGAGATCGCCGAGACCGTTCCGAGCACACAACCGGCACCGGAGGCCGAGGCATTGCGCGCCGACCGGGACCGCCGGATCTGGCGCGCCTTCGCTCGGTTGCCGCAGTACTGCCAGGAAGTGCTGCGGCTGACCGTTCTCGCGGGGCGAGCAGAGTACCGCCTGGTCGCCGAAGCCCTGCGGATGCCACCCGGCAGTATCGGGCCGACCAGGGGCCGCTGCCTGAACAAGATGCGAGACCTGCTGGACATCGAAGGGGGCGGCAGCGTATGA